A genomic stretch from Caulobacter sp. FWC2 includes:
- a CDS encoding RNA polymerase sigma factor gives MDGFFPPVPPRSDLALAVESLCRRYDTWFRDVLRRRYGDQADDLAHEAYLRTAAHEAQGKVQHPKAFLLNVANNLATDQRRREKRENDYATYRGAFPAQSTAATQEMALAVKQIMLALPPELRDCLIMSRLDGLTHGEIALQLGLTKRTVKDRVRRAAILVAASMQD, from the coding sequence ATGGATGGCTTCTTCCCTCCCGTGCCCCCGCGCTCGGACCTCGCGCTCGCCGTTGAGTCGCTGTGCCGACGCTATGACACATGGTTTCGCGACGTGCTGCGCCGGCGCTATGGCGACCAAGCCGACGACTTAGCGCACGAGGCTTATTTGCGTACGGCCGCGCACGAGGCCCAGGGCAAGGTCCAGCACCCCAAGGCGTTCCTGCTCAACGTGGCCAACAACCTCGCAACGGATCAGCGGCGCCGAGAAAAGCGGGAGAACGACTACGCGACCTATCGCGGCGCCTTCCCCGCGCAATCGACGGCGGCGACCCAGGAGATGGCGCTTGCGGTCAAGCAGATCATGCTGGCCCTACCGCCAGAGTTGCGCGATTGTTTGATCATGAGCCGCCTCGACGGCCTGACGCATGGGGAGATCGCGTTGCAGCTCGGACTCACCAAGCGCACTGTGAAGGATCGGGTGCGACGAGCCGCCATCTTGGTCGCGGCATCCATGCAGGACTAA
- a CDS encoding FecR domain-containing protein, translated as MIKDPKKAPRPVREAADWFTRLNEPPIETEELEAFSAWKAKPENRAAYERLEDINRAMLTLNDDPDIRQAKADALARGAARRRQRFASWRTSPRAIGILAAACVVAAIGAAAVLRLPTYSTRIGETFSATLEDGSRIQLNTDSAVRVRYSAGQRRIELLRGQAMFQVAHNAQRPFIVVSGDAEVRALGTRFDVRRLGQTMRVVLAQGSVEVTDKSVRETPWRLTAGQALALGPKVKVAPIAQSVDVPSATSWTTGSVTFEGVALSEAVAELNRYRRDKIILAPGVPVGRPIGGVFTAGDNDDFIAAVSALYRLKSVRRPNGDLELQPEAGELG; from the coding sequence ATGATCAAGGACCCGAAGAAAGCGCCTCGCCCTGTCCGCGAGGCCGCCGACTGGTTCACCCGGCTCAACGAGCCGCCCATAGAAACCGAGGAGCTTGAAGCGTTCTCGGCTTGGAAAGCCAAACCCGAAAATCGCGCGGCCTACGAGCGGCTGGAGGACATCAACCGCGCGATGCTCACGCTGAACGATGATCCCGACATACGCCAAGCCAAGGCAGATGCGTTGGCGCGCGGCGCGGCGCGGCGCCGTCAACGGTTCGCGAGCTGGCGCACATCGCCGCGCGCGATCGGCATCCTCGCGGCAGCCTGCGTGGTCGCCGCGATCGGCGCGGCGGCGGTGCTGCGCCTGCCGACCTACTCGACCCGTATCGGCGAGACGTTCAGCGCGACGCTTGAGGACGGGTCTCGGATCCAGCTGAACACCGACAGCGCCGTCAGGGTTCGATATTCAGCGGGGCAGCGTCGCATCGAACTCTTGCGCGGCCAGGCCATGTTCCAAGTCGCTCACAATGCGCAGCGCCCTTTCATCGTGGTCTCAGGCGATGCCGAAGTGCGCGCGCTCGGAACGCGCTTCGATGTGCGCCGCCTTGGGCAGACGATGCGCGTGGTTCTCGCCCAGGGCAGCGTCGAGGTTACTGACAAGTCCGTGCGCGAGACGCCCTGGCGTCTGACGGCCGGCCAGGCCTTGGCGCTTGGTCCGAAGGTTAAAGTAGCGCCTATTGCCCAATCTGTTGACGTGCCGTCCGCCACCAGTTGGACGACCGGCAGCGTAACCTTCGAGGGCGTTGCGCTTTCCGAGGCGGTGGCCGAACTCAATCGCTACCGGCGCGACAAGATCATCCTGGCGCCAGGCGTGCCTGTCGGGCGGCCGATCGGGGGCGTGTTTACCGCCGGCGACAACGACGATTTCATCGCGGCCGTGTCGGCGCTCTACCGGCTCAAGAGTGTCCGCCGGCCAAATGGAGACTTGGAATTGCAACCGGAAGCGGGCGAACTTGGGTGA
- a CDS encoding helix-turn-helix domain-containing protein has product MARLEEQFGAFVRHHRKRLNLTQPQLAEKIDRQLNAIKNIESGKKGTTFETIDRLAQALEVDPRDLFGCGDFAARSDRDDSLVDIIKLLSPLSEPELAAIKVLVEAGLKLRRT; this is encoded by the coding sequence ATGGCAAGGCTGGAGGAGCAATTCGGGGCTTTCGTCCGCCATCACCGTAAGAGATTGAATCTCACGCAGCCGCAGTTGGCCGAGAAGATTGATCGCCAACTGAACGCGATCAAAAACATCGAGAGCGGCAAGAAGGGCACGACGTTCGAGACCATTGATCGTTTGGCTCAGGCCTTAGAAGTCGATCCGCGTGATCTGTTCGGCTGCGGCGATTTCGCGGCCCGCAGTGATCGGGATGACTCGTTGGTCGACATCATCAAGCTGCTTTCGCCGCTTTCAGAGCCTGAACTGGCGGCGATCAAAGTGCTGGTCGAGGCTGGTCTGAAATTGCGCCGAACATAG